The Caldalkalibacillus uzonensis genome contains the following window.
CAATGTCAATATATCTTAAAATAGATTCCATATGAGCTTTTGATACTTGGGGGCCTTGGTCGCTTTCCGGGTCAAACGGGTCTCCGCATTTATAACCATTAGCGTATTCTGCCATTTTTTGAACCACGATGTCATAGATTTCGCGCTGCACAAACAGTCGAGTAGGTGCCGAACATTTTTCCCCTTTGTGTGTAAATAACCCGTAAAATGAACGCTCTATGGCACCATCCAAGTCAGGCGCATCACTGAAAATAATATTAGGAGATTTGCCACCCAGCTCCAGTGTCACCGGTTTCAAATTGGAGTCAGCTGAATCGTGAACCAATTGTTTACCTACCTTCGTACTGCCTGTAAAAGATATTTTGTCGACATCCATATGCCGGCTGAGGTAAGAGCCGATAGAACCCCGGCCCAGAATCAGATTAATCACACCCGGTGGCAGAAGTTCAGCCTTATCGATAAGTTCAAATAAGCGAATCGCTGAGTAAGACGTGAGGCTGGAAGGTTTTAATACAACCGTATTGCCCATAGCCAGTGCAGGAGCCAGCTTCCAAACGGCCATCCCAAGCGGAAAGTTGAATGGTACGATTTGTCCGCACACACCAATAGGATCCCGCGTTGTAAAACTTAAAAAATTCCCTTCTACCGGGTTGTTTTCCCCGTAATATTTATCAGTCCAACCAGCGTAATACTCAAATAAATCTGAGGCTTCCTGCACATCATCGTTGTAAGATTCCCTGTACAGTTTCCCATTATCAAGAGATTCAAGTGTAGCTAGTTCAGCCTGATGTTGTTTAATTAACACACTAATTTGACGAAGTATTTTAGCTCTCTCTTTTCGGGACATATTTGGCCATGGTCCATCGTCAAATGCCTTTCTGGCAGCAGCCACCGCGTGGTCTACATCCTCCCTTGTGGCACTTTGGATTGTGCCGTTAACCTCCCCGTTGGCCGGGTTGATAGATTCAATTACTTCGCTGCTTGAGCTATCCACCCATTGACCAGCGATATACAGCTTTTTGGTTTCCTTCAACCAATCTTTTGCCCAGTCAAGCTTAGGCTGCTCAATCCCTTCAAACACCTTAAAATGTGTCATCTGTATCCCCTCCATCTCTGAGTAATTGTTTAATTCCTTCAGGCCCCTCTTTTTTCAATAGCTGCGCTAAGGCAAAGTAACCATATTTTTCTTTCAAATCTACGACAGCCGGGATCAAACTCGTTGATAATGCCTCGCACCTTTCTTTATTGGCTTCAATACCGTACAAACATTTTTCAACGAATAAACGCAGGGCCTTGTTCAACATGTCCATGGCATCTAAGATATTGGCACCTGCCAAACCCTCGAATACATTCAAGTCAAGCTCTCCATGCTCAATAGCAGCTTGGACAGCACGGTCACAGCCAAGCACCTGAAAGCAGCATTGAATGAGGGTTTCAGGAATGACCGGATTCACCTTCCCTGGGAAAAATGAAGAACCAGCTTGCACAGCAGGAAGCCGCAATTCACCAAAACCGGCTTCAGGTCCAGATGACAAAAGACGTAAATCTTTAGCTATCTTAATCAAACTTGTGGCAAGCAAACACAATTCACTGGACACTTGGGCAAGGTCATCCATATTTTGAGCTGCATCAAACAGATTTTCACGGTAACTGAGGGGCAGCTTGGAAACTTGGCACAGCTTTGGCAACACTGTTTCACGATACAACTTTGGAGCTCCAACCCCTGATCCGATCACCGTGCCCCCCAGATTGACTTGATGCAAGTTGGCAATGGTGGTAACAAGATGATCCAATCTCCTTTGAATAACAGTAGAATAAGCACTGAACTTTTCACCCAGTTTTGCGCGCATACCGTCCTGCAAACAGGTCCGGGCAATCGTATTGATATCTTGAAACTGCATGGCTTTTTCTTTGGTCACCTCAACCGTCGCTTTCACCGCCTCGCTGAGGGTATTAAAACTGAGGATAATGGCCATACGTATCGCAGTGTGGCATACATCGGAAGTGGATTGGGAGGCATTGACATGTGTTATCGGATGAACCGGATCATAATTTCCTCTGCTTCCTCCCAACTTTTCATTGGCTAAATTGGCTACCACCTCGTTCACATTCATATTGGCGCCAATACCGCCCCCGCCATGCAGCATATCAACCGGAAAATGCTCATGGTGTAACCCTGCTATGATCTCGTCACATGCCTGGATAATGGCCTCGCTCATTGCTTGGCTTAATAAGCCGGCTTCAAAATTGGCCTGGGCAGCCGCATGTTTGACCATGGCCAGTGCTTTCACATACATAGGATAGTGTTGTAACAGACGCCCTGAAAATGAAAGGTTGAGCATGGCCCGGGCCGTTTGAATACCGTACAAGGCAGCAGCGGGGATTTGCAAAGCTCCCAAATCATCTTTTTCTACCCTGAACTTGTTCAATCTGTCACCTTCCCTGCCGTTGGTATTCATCATTGATCTAATCAGAAATTAAGATTTAAAAACTTGTATTCCAAATAATCTTCCAATCCATGGCGGCCACCTTCACGTCCCATGCCGCTTTGTTTGATACCACCAAACGGTGCCTGCACATATCCTAGAGTTGAAGCATTAATTCCCACCATGCCGTATTCTAGTTCATTGGAGACGCGCATGGTGCGTGCCAGATCACGCGTATAGAGATAAGCAGCTAGACCGTATGGTGTATCATTGGCCATCTGCACCACTTCTTCATCTGTATTAAATACAATGATTGGTGCAACTGGGCCGAAGGTTTCTTCACGGTATACCTTCATGTCGGGTGTTACACCACAGAGCACTGTCGGCTGATAAAAGTTTCCCCTTGCATACTCACCCTCAGTAAGCGGCTGTCCTCCCGCGACGATAACTGCCCCTTTGGAGACAGCATCTTGCACATGTTCCATGACTTTTTCCAACGCTTGCTGATGAATAAGGGGACCCACTTGATTGGCAGGATCCAGACCATTGCCCACTTTCAATCCTTTCACTTTTTCCACTAATTTGACCGTAAATGCATCAGCCACTTCACTGTGAACAAAAATACGGTTGGCGCAAATACATGTTTGACCGTTGTTTTGAAATTTGTTGATCATTA
Protein-coding sequences here:
- a CDS encoding aldehyde dehydrogenase family protein, which codes for MTHFKVFEGIEQPKLDWAKDWLKETKKLYIAGQWVDSSSSEVIESINPANGEVNGTIQSATREDVDHAVAAARKAFDDGPWPNMSRKERAKILRQISVLIKQHQAELATLESLDNGKLYRESYNDDVQEASDLFEYYAGWTDKYYGENNPVEGNFLSFTTRDPIGVCGQIVPFNFPLGMAVWKLAPALAMGNTVVLKPSSLTSYSAIRLFELIDKAELLPPGVINLILGRGSIGSYLSRHMDVDKISFTGSTKVGKQLVHDSADSNLKPVTLELGGKSPNIIFSDAPDLDGAIERSFYGLFTHKGEKCSAPTRLFVQREIYDIVVQKMAEYANGYKCGDPFDPESDQGPQVSKAHMESILRYIDIGKQEGARLVAGGERDVTGTNANGYYIRPTIFADVDNKMTIAQEEIFGPVLCIIPFDTEEEVIRMANDTIYGLAAGLWTNDVSRAHRVANKLQAGMVFVNRYGCYDFASPFGGLKQSGWGKEYAIHSLQSYTKTKAIWVAY
- a CDS encoding lyase family protein, producing MMNTNGREGDRLNKFRVEKDDLGALQIPAAALYGIQTARAMLNLSFSGRLLQHYPMYVKALAMVKHAAAQANFEAGLLSQAMSEAIIQACDEIIAGLHHEHFPVDMLHGGGGIGANMNVNEVVANLANEKLGGSRGNYDPVHPITHVNASQSTSDVCHTAIRMAIILSFNTLSEAVKATVEVTKEKAMQFQDINTIARTCLQDGMRAKLGEKFSAYSTVIQRRLDHLVTTIANLHQVNLGGTVIGSGVGAPKLYRETVLPKLCQVSKLPLSYRENLFDAAQNMDDLAQVSSELCLLATSLIKIAKDLRLLSSGPEAGFGELRLPAVQAGSSFFPGKVNPVIPETLIQCCFQVLGCDRAVQAAIEHGELDLNVFEGLAGANILDAMDMLNKALRLFVEKCLYGIEANKERCEALSTSLIPAVVDLKEKYGYFALAQLLKKEGPEGIKQLLRDGGDTDDTF